In one window of Arachis ipaensis cultivar K30076 chromosome B06, Araip1.1, whole genome shotgun sequence DNA:
- the LOC107646567 gene encoding uncharacterized protein At4g04775-like: MASGGNTSVASRRRGWRTIDDVFRVDSGSTGFLRGQLRRGEHPKCKCNTYAVISRSRTTENPNRLFFGCPHFKEKQGYCNFFVWFDEIFGCLVDDVVESSRLASMETCKGEEFGAGLNYTLEERVKQLEEMLIKRNEDSSKIKKDSVFRLFSSVIMGALVVVILFCIYVVVI; this comes from the exons ATGGCGAGTGGAGGCAACACATCAGTTGCAAGTCGGAGACGTGGTTGGAGAACTATTGATGATGTCTTCCGTGTTGACAGCGGTTCGACTGGCTTTCTAAGGGGGCAACTTAGAAGAGGAGAACATCCTAAGTGCAAGTGCAATACATATGCCGTAATATCTAGGTCTCGCACAACAGAGAACCCAAATAGGCTGTTCTTTGGCTGTCCTCACTTCAAG GAGAAGCAAGgttattgtaatttttttgtatGGTTTGATGAGATTTTTGGGTGTCTGGTGGATGATGTAGTTGAAAGCAGTAGATTGGCCTCTATGGAGACATGTAAGGGTGAAGAATTTGGTGCAGGTTTGAATTATACTTTGGAGGAGAGAGTGAAACAATTGGAGGAGATGTTGATAAAGAGGAATGAAGATAGTTCAAAAATCAAGAAAGATAGTGTTTTCAGGTTGTTTAGTAGTGTAATAATGGGTGCACTTGTAGTTGTGATTTTATTTTGTATCTATGTGGTGGTTATATAA